A single window of Cydia splendana chromosome 13, ilCydSple1.2, whole genome shotgun sequence DNA harbors:
- the LOC134796129 gene encoding ras-related protein Rab-28-like: protein MSDSEEDELQNRTVKITVVGEPSTGKSSLCARYLGGAAAAGGTQGAEVMAGQCLGLRPAVPLQLCDVAGNALATRMLENYLYATDVVLFVYDLTNLQSFENLNTWITTVKNIFEVEVKKPLLAVFGNKSDLEHQRAVRLSCVQKFASEHLLENYKGSARTGEMVNTAFTNLVASVIGVKVRAAPPAASNGRARPPEPPPAAAEPRQSLIMNRKALRRVQRASSSVCVLQ from the exons atgtCGGACAGTGAAGAAGATGAACTACAGAATAGAACAGTTAAAATTACAGTTGTTGGTGAACCATCTACTGGCAAA AGCAGCCTATGCGCGCGCTATTTGGGCGGCGCCGCGGCCGCCGGCGGCACGCAGGGCGCCGAGGTGATGGCGGGGCAGTGTCTCGGGCTGCGGCCCGCCGTGCCGTTGCAGCTGTGCGACGTTGCCGGCAACGCGCTCGCCACGCGCATGCTGGAAAACTACCTCTATGCTACTGAT GTagtattatttgtttatgacCTAACGAATTTACAAAGTTTCGAGAATCTAAACACTTGGATCACGACTGTAAAGAACATATTTGAAGTGGAAGTGAAGAAGCCTCTACTGGCCGTGTTTGGCAACAAGTCTGACTTGGAGCACCAGAGGGCCGTGCGGCTGTCGTGCGTGCAGAAGTTTGCTTCCGAGCATTTACTAGAGAATTATAAAGGTTCAGCGAGGACGGGAGAAATG GTAAACACGGCGTTCACGAACCTAGTGGCgagcgtgatcggcgtgaaggTGCGCGCGGCGCCGCCGGCGGCGAGCAACGGGCGCGCGCGGCCTCCGGAGCCCCCGCCCGCCGCTGCCGAGCCGCGGCAGTCCCTCATCATGAACAGGAAAGCTCTGAGACGAGTACAGCGGGCTTCTAGCTCCGTCTGCGTTTTACAATAA